Proteins found in one Triticum urartu cultivar G1812 chromosome 4, Tu2.1, whole genome shotgun sequence genomic segment:
- the LOC125552525 gene encoding B3 domain-containing protein Os03g0212300-like isoform X1, whose product MIDSHLIREGRGKEEEEEEEEEAEGFATTTMEEEKAFPSDSSGFEFFIIMLSNSLKKLRMPDKFAKVLAGREPREVKLREAGSGRRSLWDVKVVLDADGHTYLGRGWERFARAHDLRLGYFLVFSYDGDAVLTVKVFDVSMCRRHYKHHDDDDASARLFLLSFSSFEYGGCNRDGFRIWPGSGSSSDSGGSSSAEVEVDDAPTSQFTVRLSGCHFLEKQQQYLNVPLEFHEAHGYAERSKVVLRMSGKSWGVTLKHTNRAGGKTRSSFRYGWHQFLVDNRLTVGDTCFFRALRAGGEDHELKVQVRMLDGTFVE is encoded by the exons ATGATCGATTCACATCTGATAAGAGAGGGCAGAggcaaggaggaggaggaagaagaagaagaagaagcagagggTTTTGCTACGACTACGATGGAAGAGGAGAAGGCCTTTCCCAGTGACTCGTCAGGTTTCgagttcttcatcatcatgctcTCCAATTCCTTGAAGAAACTG AGGATGCCAGACAAGTTCGCCAAGGTGCTCGCCGGCCGCGAGCCCCGGGAAGTGAAGCTGCGGGAGGCCGGCAGCGGGCGCCGCAGCCTGTGGGACGTGAAGGTGGTGCTGGACGCCGACGGCCACACATACCTAGGGCGCGGCTGGGAGCGGTTCGCCCGCGCGCACGACCTGCGGCTCGGCTACTTCCTCGTCTTCAGCTACGACGGCGACGCCGTGCTCACCGTGAAGGTGTTCGACGTGAGCATGTGCCGCAGGCACTACAAGCACCACGACGACGACGATGCCAGTGCGCGCCTCTTCTTGCTTTCTTTCTCTTCGTTTGAGTACGGTGGTTGTAACAGGGATGGTTTTCGCATTTGGCCAGGCAGTGGGAGCAGCAGCGACAGTGGCGGCAGCAGCTCGGCGGAGGTGGAGGTCGACGACGCTCCGACGTCGCAGTTCACGGTCAGGCTGAGCGGCTGCCACTTCCTCGAGAAGCAGCAGCAGTATCTG AACGTGCCGCTGGAGTTCCATGAGGCGCACGGGTACGCGGAGAGGAGCAAGGTGGTGCTGCGGATGAGCGGCAAGTCGTGGGGCGTGACCCTGAAGCACACCAACCGGGCGGGCGGCAAGACCCGGTCGTCCTTCAGGTACGGGTGGCACCAGTTCCTGGTGGACAACCGCCTCACCGTCGGCGACACCTGCTTCTTCCGCGCGCTCCGCGCTGGCGGCGAGGACCACGAGCTCAAGGTGCAGGTCCGCATGCTGGACGGCACCTTCGTGGAATGA
- the LOC125552525 gene encoding B3 domain-containing protein Os03g0212300-like isoform X2, with protein MIDSHLIREGRGKEEEEEEEEEAEGFATTTMEEEKAFPSDSSGFEFFIIMLSNSLKKLRMPDKFAKVLAGREPREVKLREAGSGRRSLWDVKVVLDADGHTYLGRGWERFARAHDLRLGYFLVFSYDGDAVLTVKVFDVSMCRRHYKHHDDDDASSGSSSDSGGSSSAEVEVDDAPTSQFTVRLSGCHFLEKQQQYLNVPLEFHEAHGYAERSKVVLRMSGKSWGVTLKHTNRAGGKTRSSFRYGWHQFLVDNRLTVGDTCFFRALRAGGEDHELKVQVRMLDGTFVE; from the exons ATGATCGATTCACATCTGATAAGAGAGGGCAGAggcaaggaggaggaggaagaagaagaagaagaagcagagggTTTTGCTACGACTACGATGGAAGAGGAGAAGGCCTTTCCCAGTGACTCGTCAGGTTTCgagttcttcatcatcatgctcTCCAATTCCTTGAAGAAACTG AGGATGCCAGACAAGTTCGCCAAGGTGCTCGCCGGCCGCGAGCCCCGGGAAGTGAAGCTGCGGGAGGCCGGCAGCGGGCGCCGCAGCCTGTGGGACGTGAAGGTGGTGCTGGACGCCGACGGCCACACATACCTAGGGCGCGGCTGGGAGCGGTTCGCCCGCGCGCACGACCTGCGGCTCGGCTACTTCCTCGTCTTCAGCTACGACGGCGACGCCGTGCTCACCGTGAAGGTGTTCGACGTGAGCATGTGCCGCAGGCACTACAAGCACCACGACGACGACGATGCCA GCAGTGGGAGCAGCAGCGACAGTGGCGGCAGCAGCTCGGCGGAGGTGGAGGTCGACGACGCTCCGACGTCGCAGTTCACGGTCAGGCTGAGCGGCTGCCACTTCCTCGAGAAGCAGCAGCAGTATCTG AACGTGCCGCTGGAGTTCCATGAGGCGCACGGGTACGCGGAGAGGAGCAAGGTGGTGCTGCGGATGAGCGGCAAGTCGTGGGGCGTGACCCTGAAGCACACCAACCGGGCGGGCGGCAAGACCCGGTCGTCCTTCAGGTACGGGTGGCACCAGTTCCTGGTGGACAACCGCCTCACCGTCGGCGACACCTGCTTCTTCCGCGCGCTCCGCGCTGGCGGCGAGGACCACGAGCTCAAGGTGCAGGTCCGCATGCTGGACGGCACCTTCGTGGAATGA
- the LOC125552524 gene encoding plant intracellular Ras-group-related LRR protein 7 isoform X1 produces MGCCSSRSSDSPASRVTRWRSTGIVALRDAKLKVVPQEVLQVGNSLRTLDLTNNKIVEVPQEVGTIVNMQRLVLAGNLIENIPANIGYLRNLKILTLDRNRITVLPEELGSLSNLQQLTVSQNSLLCLPKSVGDLCNMLLLNVSDNKLNALPESIGGCKSLEELQANGNTIEDVPSSICNLACLKSISLNGNKIRQLPPNLLKDCKALQNLSLHSNPISMDQFQQMDGFGEFEARRRKKFDKQIDSNVMMGSTALDEGIDLR; encoded by the exons atgggCTGCTGTAGCAGCCGGAGCTCGGACTCGCCGGCCAGCCGCGTCACGCGCTGGCGCTCCACCGGGATCGTCGCCCTCCGGGACGCCAAACTGAAG GTGGTACCACAGGAAGTTCTGCAAGTGGGAAATTCCCTTAGAACTCTGGATTTGACAAATAACAAGATAG TTGAGGTTCCCCAGGAAGTTGGTACCATTGTGAATATGCAAAGACTG GTTTTGGCTGGTAATTTGATTGAAAACATTCCAGCTAATATTGGATACCTGCGGAACCTTAAAATCCTCACGCTTGACAGAAATAGGATCACTGTCTTGCCTGAAGAAT TGGGTTCTCTATCAAATCTTCAGCAGCTTACAGTTTCTCAGAATTCTTTGCTGTGCCTACCTAAAAGTGTTGGAGATTTGTGCAAT ATGCTGCTACTCAATGTATCTGATAACAAACTAAATGCCCTTCCCGAATCAATAGGAGGCTGCAAGTCCCTCGAAGAATTGCAGGCTAATG GAAATACAATCGAAGATGTGCCCTCATCAATTTGCAACCTTGCTTGCCTCAAATCTATATCATTGAATGGAAACAAAATTCGTCAG CTTCCCCCAAACTTGCTGAAGGATTGCAAGGCTCTTCAGAACTTGTCACTGCACAGCAACCCAATCTCGatggaccagtttcagcaa ATGGATGGATTCGGGGAATTTGAAGCGCGCAGAAGGAAGAAGTTTGACAAGCAGATTGATTCAAATGTGATGATGGGCTCCACAGCCCTGGACGAAGGCATTGATTTACGCTAG
- the LOC125552525 gene encoding B3 domain-containing protein Os03g0212300-like isoform X3: MIDSHLIREGRGKEEEEEEEEEAEGFATTTMEEEKAFPSDSSGFEFFIIMLSNSLKKLRMPDKFAKVLAGREPREVKLREAGSGRRSLWDVKVVLDADGHTYLGRGWERFARAHDLRLGYFLVFSYDGDAVLTVKVFDVSMCRRHYKHHDDDDASSGSSSDSGGSSSAEVEVDDAPTSQFTNVPLEFHEAHGYAERSKVVLRMSGKSWGVTLKHTNRAGGKTRSSFRYGWHQFLVDNRLTVGDTCFFRALRAGGEDHELKVQVRMLDGTFVE; the protein is encoded by the exons ATGATCGATTCACATCTGATAAGAGAGGGCAGAggcaaggaggaggaggaagaagaagaagaagaagcagagggTTTTGCTACGACTACGATGGAAGAGGAGAAGGCCTTTCCCAGTGACTCGTCAGGTTTCgagttcttcatcatcatgctcTCCAATTCCTTGAAGAAACTG AGGATGCCAGACAAGTTCGCCAAGGTGCTCGCCGGCCGCGAGCCCCGGGAAGTGAAGCTGCGGGAGGCCGGCAGCGGGCGCCGCAGCCTGTGGGACGTGAAGGTGGTGCTGGACGCCGACGGCCACACATACCTAGGGCGCGGCTGGGAGCGGTTCGCCCGCGCGCACGACCTGCGGCTCGGCTACTTCCTCGTCTTCAGCTACGACGGCGACGCCGTGCTCACCGTGAAGGTGTTCGACGTGAGCATGTGCCGCAGGCACTACAAGCACCACGACGACGACGATGCCA GCAGTGGGAGCAGCAGCGACAGTGGCGGCAGCAGCTCGGCGGAGGTGGAGGTCGACGACGCTCCGACGTCGCAGTTCACG AACGTGCCGCTGGAGTTCCATGAGGCGCACGGGTACGCGGAGAGGAGCAAGGTGGTGCTGCGGATGAGCGGCAAGTCGTGGGGCGTGACCCTGAAGCACACCAACCGGGCGGGCGGCAAGACCCGGTCGTCCTTCAGGTACGGGTGGCACCAGTTCCTGGTGGACAACCGCCTCACCGTCGGCGACACCTGCTTCTTCCGCGCGCTCCGCGCTGGCGGCGAGGACCACGAGCTCAAGGTGCAGGTCCGCATGCTGGACGGCACCTTCGTGGAATGA
- the LOC125552524 gene encoding plant intracellular Ras-group-related LRR protein 7 isoform X2: MGCCSSRSSDSPASRVTRWRSTGIVALRDAKLKVVPQEVLQVGNSLRTLDLTNNKIVEVPQEVGTIVNMQRLVLAVGSLSNLQQLTVSQNSLLCLPKSVGDLCNMLLLNVSDNKLNALPESIGGCKSLEELQANGNTIEDVPSSICNLACLKSISLNGNKIRQLPPNLLKDCKALQNLSLHSNPISMDQFQQMDGFGEFEARRRKKFDKQIDSNVMMGSTALDEGIDLR, from the exons atgggCTGCTGTAGCAGCCGGAGCTCGGACTCGCCGGCCAGCCGCGTCACGCGCTGGCGCTCCACCGGGATCGTCGCCCTCCGGGACGCCAAACTGAAG GTGGTACCACAGGAAGTTCTGCAAGTGGGAAATTCCCTTAGAACTCTGGATTTGACAAATAACAAGATAG TTGAGGTTCCCCAGGAAGTTGGTACCATTGTGAATATGCAAAGACTG GTTTTGGCTG TGGGTTCTCTATCAAATCTTCAGCAGCTTACAGTTTCTCAGAATTCTTTGCTGTGCCTACCTAAAAGTGTTGGAGATTTGTGCAAT ATGCTGCTACTCAATGTATCTGATAACAAACTAAATGCCCTTCCCGAATCAATAGGAGGCTGCAAGTCCCTCGAAGAATTGCAGGCTAATG GAAATACAATCGAAGATGTGCCCTCATCAATTTGCAACCTTGCTTGCCTCAAATCTATATCATTGAATGGAAACAAAATTCGTCAG CTTCCCCCAAACTTGCTGAAGGATTGCAAGGCTCTTCAGAACTTGTCACTGCACAGCAACCCAATCTCGatggaccagtttcagcaa ATGGATGGATTCGGGGAATTTGAAGCGCGCAGAAGGAAGAAGTTTGACAAGCAGATTGATTCAAATGTGATGATGGGCTCCACAGCCCTGGACGAAGGCATTGATTTACGCTAG